From Brassica oleracea var. oleracea cultivar TO1000 chromosome C3, BOL, whole genome shotgun sequence, a single genomic window includes:
- the LOC106333919 gene encoding lamin-like protein: protein MGIRTIWALLMMMMIIEVESSLHRVGGGKYNWKPDVNFSDWANHQRFYSGDWLYFGFDRTRHNILQVNKSSYEQCIDNDFIFNVTRGGRDVFQLLQPKPYYFICGRGYCLKGMKLSVNVLPQPPPSTTTVPIIPASTANTLIIDSNAFTAIATTILTVFIYKALYFD, encoded by the exons ATGGGGATAAGAACTATTTGGGCATTATTAATGATGATGATGATAATTGAAGTAGAGTCGAGTCTTCACAGAGTAGGCGGTGGAAAATACAATTGGAAACCCGATGTTAACTTCTCCGATTGGGCCAACCACCAACGCTTCTACTCCGGCGACTGGCTCT ATTTTGGGTTCGATCGGACCCGTCACAACATCCTCCAAGTAAACAAGAGTAGCTACGAGCAGTGCATCGATAATGATTTTATATTCAACGTGACAAGAGGAGGACGAGATGTGTTTCAACTTCTTCAACCAAAGCCTTATTACTTTATTTGCGGTAGAGGTTATTGCCTCAAAGGAATGAAGCTCTCCGTTAACGTCCTTCCTCAGCCGCCGCCTTCAACTACGACCGTTCCCATCATTCCCGCCTCAACAGCCAACACTCTCATAATAGACTCAAACGCTTTCACCGCTATTGCTACCACCATTCTCACGGTCTTCATTTATAAAGCTTTATACTTCGACTAG